tcagatACTCTCCCAGGGCGGACTTTTCGTTCCATAGGCCAGAGTTGCGGTTCTTGTGGATCCAAACATCTGGGCGAACTGCATTCTTGCCCTCTTCGTAGGCGTCAGCTAAGGGACCGTGAAGAGCAGCATTCCAAGTTCCCCTCATCATCACCTGACCACCGTTGACACGAGTGCCATCCTCCAGTACAATTTCCCCAAGCTCTGCGCCCGGTAGTCGGCTCAGATTCGGTCTCTCGCCAAACTTGATAAAGTTGTCAGGGTTATTGGGATCACCCAGTCGATCGCTTAGGCCATAATCAACTTTTGATGTGTTGGCTTCGAAAGCAAAGGCGCGCACCTCGGCTGGAGGAATGTTGTCTAGATCGTCCTGAGTGAGACCCCAGTTGAGCCAGATTATCTGTAGGCCGAGTTTGCGCGCAGCTGGAATGGCGTATTGAAGGATCGCATCTTGAGCTTCATACATAGGAGGCGCGGATGGTGGATTGAGCGCTTTGTTCAACCCGATGTTTTGCATGTCGATAATGACCAACGCAGTCTTGGTAGAATCAATCTTGACATTGACGAGTTCGCAGTTGAGGAGGATGCTGTTCGTGGGGGGATTCAGGTTTGGATTATCCGAATGCGTAAGATCCCAGCTATCGGGGGACCAAATCCAAGTATTTCCTTTTGCTCCAACGAGGACCTTCTGGGGAGAGGGGTTCTTTAAACCGTCTTCGTCtgaatctttttttaatGGTGTAGCCATCTTCAAGACTAGAAAAGGGCAGATctaaggaagaagaagaagaagaagtaagCTAGGATAGTGAGGGGAGGGGGAACGAGTAaacaaagagaaaagaacaagTAAAAGTACCTATTGTGGCTTACtaatctctttaatatatactgaCTAATTTAATTACAATTTGAAAATAAaaccttttattatttatataattatttattgctaagaaatattaaaagtattttaaaaaacAGTTTATACATAGTATTACTAGAAACCTTATAAAAGATAACTATAATagtttaaagaataaatagcATAATAAACTAGCCTTTAAAAGAACTTAAAATAGATGCCTTTCCTGCTTAATCTTTATCCCAGTATAATCAATTTGCTTCCATCTTGTTAGCCCAATAGTACCAGCCACCCTACAAAGACACATAAAATGACAAAGATTCGAAGACAACTCCCGTCATTGTTACCCTCATCGTGAGCGCACTGATCAACTGGAAACCGAGTTCGTTCTGTCATAAGATGAGTCGATCTCGCCAGCCTAGCTTGTCGGACTTGATGTGCACGAACTGAATAATTTTGAATCCATGCAGCATTTTTCGCTACAGAAGTAGCGGGATCAGTCCAATATGGAGTTGAAGTATGTGGTCGGTAAGCGTCTGGCGGAGTTTGTGCAAATGTCTCATAAGACTCCGAAATGGGAGGGTCATACATCCCGGTAGAAGTCGTTCCATATACAGGATGTTGATAGTAGTTTGGCAAAGGATAGCTGGAGGTGGGAACAGGAACTTGGCCATAGACCGGCTGGGATGTCTGCTCCAATATGCCATGTCCGCTGAGCGTAACTCCCAGTTCGCCAACATTGCGCTTCCACAGCTCTGCGGTGAGTATTTGGTAGGACGCCTTTTCCAAGTGAAGATCACTGTCTCTCCAACATGGACGAAGAACTGTAAAGGGGATTTCGTAAAGTTCTTTGAAGTTAATGTAGGACTGCTTTTTCATGACCTTCCCGTGAGCGACGATGAGGACGCTGCTGGTATCTGGATGGCTGGCTGGGAGTATTGGGAGGTAGGAACGACGGCGGATGGGATCCCTATAGCGATTTTGAATTGGTGTGCTGTCAAAGCTCGTCAACTAGCAGTCGTTATCAGCATACTACACACCAGAGCCAGATTCAGCATAATGAGTTGGTGAACTCACGATAAATACTGCTACTTTGCCCTTATAAACTTGTTGCGAGAGAATAATAACGGGATGGTTGAAAATACCGCTTCCTGTAGGTAGGGATGTTGTGTAGCTCGGGTCAATCTCTGATAATTTGGGCAACATCATGATGCGGCCCTCTAGTGTTGGACATGATGGGGTCTGGTAATTGTAAGACATGGCGAAGGGTTAAGCTTCATATAGAGATGTAGGAGCAATATTGATCTGATTGTGTGATATGATAGCGTCAACAGAATATCCTAAAGTCTGTcaaaagaaggaagaaacaTTCCCACGGCAGAATAGCCAGTTGGTAACAAAAGTGGCGGAAAAGAAGAATAGTGCCAGTGACAATGAATAATGCAGTCCAGTGCGGAT
This Fusarium poae strain DAOMC 252244 chromosome 3, whole genome shotgun sequence DNA region includes the following protein-coding sequences:
- a CDS encoding hypothetical protein (TransMembrane:1 (o290-306i)); this encodes MSYNYQTPSCPTLEGRIMMLPKLSEIDPSYTTSLPTGSGIFNHPVIILSQQVYKGKVAVFILTSFDSTPIQNRYRDPIRRRSYLPILPASHPDTSSVLIVAHGKVMKKQSYINFKELYEIPFTVLRPCWRDSDLHLEKASYQILTAELWKRNVGELGVTLSGHGILEQTSQPVYGQVPVPTSSYPLPNYYQHPVYGTTSTGMYDPPISESYETFAQTPPDAYRPHTSTPYWTDPATSVAKNAAWIQNYSVRAHQVRQARLARSTHLMTERTRFPVDQCAHDEGNNDGSCLRIFVILCVFVGWLVLLG